The DNA sequence CATCAACCCCTCAAGGGCTTTCTGCACCAGGGTTTCGTTTTCCGCATCCAGTGCCGATGTGGCTTCATCCAGCAGCAGGATAGGGGCGTCACGCAGGATCGCCCGGGCAATGGCGACGCGCTGGCGTTGCCCGCCAGACAGGGTTATGCCGCGTTCGCCGACCGGGGTTTCGTAGCCCTTGTCCAACGCCATGATGAACTCATGCGCCTGCGCCGATTGGGCTGCCGATTCGATTTCTGCCTGGCTGGCGCCGGGTTTTCCAAAGGCGATATTGCTGCCGACACTTCCGGCAAAGATCGTCACATCCTGTGGCACCATGGCGATGCGGGCGCGGACATCCGCAGGATCGGCTTCACGGACATTGACGTGATCGACAAGCACAGACCCGGTGGTTGCGTCGTAAAACCTCAGGATCAGCGAAAACAGTGTCGATTTGCCGGCTCCCGAGGCCCCGACAACAGCGACCGTTTCACCGGGACGAACGTGAAAGCTGGTTCCGGTGAGCGCCGAGGTGTCGGGCCGGGCCGGGTAGGCGAAATACACATTGTCAAAACTGATGTCGCCCATCGCAGGGCTGGGCAGCGGCTTTGGCGATGCCGGCGCCTGAATGCCGGGAACCTCGTCCAGCAGTTCGCTGAGTCGCTCGGCGGAGCCTGCAGCTTGGGAGAGTTCGCCCCAGACCTCGGACAAAGTGCCAAGACTGCCCGCAGCGAAAACCGAATAGAGCAGGAACTGCCCCAGTGTGCCGGATGTGATGTCTCCGGACAGGACCGATTGGGCGCCGTACCAGAGCACCGCAACCACGGATCCGAAAGCCATCGCGATGGCAAAGCCGGTCAGGATGGACCGCGCCAGGATGGATTTTCGGGCCGCGGTGAAAGCTGCCTCCACAGCCTGGCCGAACTGCGTCTGGGCGGCTTGTTCGGTGTTGAAGGCCTGCACCGTGCGCGTCGCGCCAATGGCCTCGCCGGCAAAGGTCATGGCCTCGGCCAGGCTGTCCTGCGCGTCACGCGAGCGCTTGCGCACCTTGCGGCCGAAACCAACCAGCGGGAAGACAATGAGCGGGATGGCGCCAAGCACCAGCGCCGACAGTTGCGGCGAGGTGATGAACATCATGACGCCGGCGCCGATGCACAGGATGGTGTTGCGCAGCGCCAGCGAGGCTGTGGCGCCAACTGCCGATTTGATCTGTGTGGTGTCAGCGGTCAGCCGCGAGACAATCTCGCCCGAGCGGTTGGCATCATAAAATGCTGCGGACAATTGGGTGACATGGTCGAAGACATCGCGGCGAATGTCGGACACCACGCGCTCGCCCAGCGTGATGACAAAATAGTAGCGGCAGGCCGAGGCCAGCGCCAGCATGATGGCAATCGCCGCCAGCATCGAGAAGTAGCTGTTGATGAAGCCGGCGTCCTGAGCTGAAAAGCCATTGTCGATCATCCGGCGAACTGCCATCGGCAGACTCAATGTGGTGACCGCTGCCAACAACAGGAATGCCAGGGCGCCAAGCACCAAGCCGGGATAGCGTCGGACATAGGGGTAAAGCCGTGCGAGAGGACGTACTGATGGGCGCGCCGCCTTCGGGGTGTCGGATTGTTCAGCCACATCTTCTCCTGCTATGCATATTCAGCACATTCGTGGAGCCGCAAAAACGGTCGCGGCCCTTGTTATCGACAGGGCCTTCATGTATAGGCTCGCCATCGAATTGGGAAGTCGTTGTCCTGACTGGCATCGGCTTCATTTACGTATTTGGCCAAATTGCCGCAAGCATCGTTGCGCAGGGCCTTCCAACTGCAGGACAAGTAAGATGAAGGCGAATATCCATCCCGAGTACCACATGATCAAGGTGGTCATGACCAATGGCACCGAATACATGACCAAGTCGACCTGGGGCGCCGAAGGCGACACCATGAACCTTGAAATTGATCCGACATCGCATCCGGCCTGGACCGGCGGCAACCAGCAGATGCTGGACCGTGGCGGCCGTCTTTCGAAGTTCAAGAAGCGCTTCGAAGGCCTCAACCTGTAATCAGGTCGGCAGACACCGTATTTCAAAAGCCCGCCACCGAATTGGCGGGCTTTTTTGCGTCTGGCAAATCTTTGCAACATCGTCACCGCTGCGCCCGTATCGCAATGCAAGCTGCCGCAATACAAAAAGGCCCGCGAATGATCGCAGGCCTTGCCGACAATTGGAGTGGTCAGGCAGGTGTCAGCGTTTGCTGAAAACCGTCTGCAACAGGTGTTGCTGGGCCTGGACCGAATTTTCGTTGTCCGGCTTGAGTGCGGCGGCTTCGGCCGGACGATAGATCTCGCGGTCGAGCATGGCGACTCGGCTCTGGATGCGCAACGAGCGTTCGACCAGATCGCGGAAACTTTCCGGCAATTCGGTCCAGCCCTGTGCCGTGCGGTCGCAATTGAAGCTGTCGAGACGAACCTTGGTCTTTTCGGCCAGCACCTGATCACGGTTCATTTCGCCATTGTTGACCGCGCGTTGCAGAAGCAGCCAGGAGGCCATCTGCATCAGGCGTGTGGTCAGGCGCATCGACTCTGCCGCATAGAGAACGCCAGCCATGCGAGGCAAGCCTTTTGACGCGGTGCGGCCTGGGCCATCAAGATAGTTGGCGGTTTCCTCAACCAGCCCCATGCCCTCAGCGTAAAGCGCCTTGAACTGGGCCGAATTGGCCATGCGATCTGCGAGATTGACGGTGTTGCGGCTGGTTTCAGACATTGGCCGTATATTCCTGATTACAAAATACTGAGTTAGGCGGCTGTCGCCCGGCGCCATATATCTTCGCTGAGCCTCTGTAGTTTGAACCGGAGAAGACTTTCCGGCAAGGTTAATCTTAAGAAAGGGTTAACGCCGGAAAGGTGCTGATTGGTCCGCGCTCGATGCCGGATATGAAGC is a window from the Hoeflea sp. IMCC20628 genome containing:
- a CDS encoding ABC transporter transmembrane domain-containing protein, whose amino-acid sequence is MAEQSDTPKAARPSVRPLARLYPYVRRYPGLVLGALAFLLLAAVTTLSLPMAVRRMIDNGFSAQDAGFINSYFSMLAAIAIMLALASACRYYFVITLGERVVSDIRRDVFDHVTQLSAAFYDANRSGEIVSRLTADTTQIKSAVGATASLALRNTILCIGAGVMMFITSPQLSALVLGAIPLIVFPLVGFGRKVRKRSRDAQDSLAEAMTFAGEAIGATRTVQAFNTEQAAQTQFGQAVEAAFTAARKSILARSILTGFAIAMAFGSVVAVLWYGAQSVLSGDITSGTLGQFLLYSVFAAGSLGTLSEVWGELSQAAGSAERLSELLDEVPGIQAPASPKPLPSPAMGDISFDNVYFAYPARPDTSALTGTSFHVRPGETVAVVGASGAGKSTLFSLILRFYDATTGSVLVDHVNVREADPADVRARIAMVPQDVTIFAGSVGSNIAFGKPGASQAEIESAAQSAQAHEFIMALDKGYETPVGERGITLSGGQRQRVAIARAILRDAPILLLDEATSALDAENETLVQKALEGLMENRTTIVIAHRLATVLRADRILVMDKGQIVEEGTHAELVAKGGLYARLARLQFEHGAEALSLEANSSLKSIASHPL
- the rpmE gene encoding 50S ribosomal protein L31, which produces MKANIHPEYHMIKVVMTNGTEYMTKSTWGAEGDTMNLEIDPTSHPAWTGGNQQMLDRGGRLSKFKKRFEGLNL
- a CDS encoding DUF1465 family protein, which produces MSETSRNTVNLADRMANSAQFKALYAEGMGLVEETANYLDGPGRTASKGLPRMAGVLYAAESMRLTTRLMQMASWLLLQRAVNNGEMNRDQVLAEKTKVRLDSFNCDRTAQGWTELPESFRDLVERSLRIQSRVAMLDREIYRPAEAAALKPDNENSVQAQQHLLQTVFSKR